The following proteins are co-located in the Seriola aureovittata isolate HTS-2021-v1 ecotype China chromosome 7, ASM2101889v1, whole genome shotgun sequence genome:
- the LOC130171802 gene encoding ceramide synthase 2-like, with amino-acid sequence MLSELSEWFWQERLWFPEGLGWADLEDRDGRVYAKAHDLWVALPIALVFLIIRQIFERTVATPLASLLGVKETVRLKVPHNTTLESYYCNITKNPTQSSIASLCKQTGYSERQVQRWFRRRRNQDRPSLLKKFREASWRFTFYLLAFIAGLAALIDKPWLYDLKEMWQGFPVLTLLPSQYWYYMIELGFYGSLLFSVASDVKRKDFKEQIVHHLATILLISFSWCVNYIRAGTLIMLVHDSSDYLLESAKMFNYAGWRNACNYIFIVFAAIFIITRLVIFPFWIIYCTWVYPVTVYEPFFGYYFFNGLLMTLQCLHIFWAVLIIRIAVRFLTNNEKVDDERSDKDETDESEEEEEREAEDKKDMKKNGPVQNGHTVHNNNHSKTE; translated from the exons ATGCTGTCGGAGCTGAGTGAGTGGTTCTGGCAGGAGCGGCTGTGGTTTCCAGAGGGCCTGGGCTGGGCTGACCTGGAGGATCGGGATGGACGAGTTTATGCCAAAGCCCATGACCTGTGGGTGGCGCTGCCCATCGCCCTCGTATTCCTCATTATTCGTCAGATTTTTGAGAG GACGGTGGCTACACCCTTGGCCTCTCTACTCGGGGTGAAAGAGACGGTACGGCTCAAAGTCCCTCACAACACCACACTGGAGTCCTACTACTGTAACATTACCAAAAACCCCACACAG AGTTCAATAGCAAGCCTTTGCAAGCAGACTGGCTATTCAGAAAGACAAGTGCAGCGATGGTTCAGGAGACGGAGGAATCAGGACAGACCGAGTTTGCTCAAAAAATTTCGAGAAGccag TTGGAGATTTACCTTTTACCTTCTTGCTTTCATTGCTGGCCTGGCCGCCCTCATCGAT AAACCTTGGCTGTATGACCTGAAAGAGATGTGGCAAGGCTTTCCTGTGCTG ACTCTCCTGCCATCTCAGTATTGGTACTACATGATTGAGCTGGGCTTCTATGGCTCTCTGCTCTTCAGTGTGGCTTCTGATGTCAAACGCAAA gACTTCAAGGAGCAGATTGTCCACCATTTAGCGACAATCCTCCTCATCAGCTTTTCCTGGTGTGTTAACTACATCCGAGCTGGAACCCTCATCATGCTAGTGCATGACTCCTCTGATTACCTCCTTGAG TCTGCAAAGATGTTCAACTATGCTGGGTGGCGAAATGCCTGTAACTACATCTTCATTGTATTTGCTGcaatcttcatcatcactcGTCTGGTCATCTTCCCCTTCTG GATTATTTACTGTACGTGGGTTTACCCAGTGACTGTCTATGAACCCTTCTTTGGCTACTACTTCTTCAATGGACTTTTGATGACTCTGCAGTGTCTACATATCTTCTGGGCTGTCCTCATCATACGCATAGCAGTCCGCTTCCTCACCAACAAT GAAAAAGTCGATGATGAAAGGAGTGACAAAGATGAAACAGATGAatcagaagaagaggaggaaagagaggcgGAAGATAAgaaagacatgaagaaaaatggGCCGGTTCAGAACGGTCACACagtccacaacaacaaccacagcaagacagAGTGA